A part of Marinobacter psychrophilus genomic DNA contains:
- the secG gene encoding preprotein translocase subunit SecG — protein sequence MDLMETLIVVLHVVIAVALVGLVLIQQGKGADAGAAFGGGASQTVFGSQGSGSFLTRFTTFLAIAFFVTSFSLAIFAKQRAEVAGEVGIPMVQESTPAATDPASETDGRQSDLPGLE from the coding sequence ATGGATTTAATGGAAACTTTGATCGTTGTCTTGCACGTGGTTATTGCCGTGGCCCTGGTGGGTCTGGTTTTGATCCAGCAAGGCAAGGGCGCTGACGCCGGAGCAGCTTTTGGTGGCGGAGCGTCGCAGACCGTATTTGGCAGCCAGGGTAGCGGGAGCTTTTTGACCCGCTTCACGACCTTTTTGGCCATTGCGTTTTTTGTAACAAGTTTTTCTTTGGCGATTTTTGCCAAGCAGCGTGCTGAAGTAGCGGGTGAAGTGGGTATTCCGATGGTTCAGGAGTCCACGCCTGCCGCTACAGATCCCGCCAGTGAAACCGACGGCAGGCAGAGTGATCTGCCTGGCCTGGAGTAA
- the tpiA gene encoding triose-phosphate isomerase, which yields MRRRIVAGNWKMNGSQSLVNELVGPVAQQVRELGIEAVVFPPALYVSAVIQAADSAMAVGVQNVSEKAQGAYTGELSAPMASDVGCRYGLVGHSERRQLFGETDAQVAAKTEQLLCAGLSAIVCVGETLTQREAGQAEAVVAAQVRDGLSKVAPEQWGQIVVAYEPVWAIGTGKTATGKDAQAMHKAIRGVLADMGAPAESISLLYGGSVKADNAAALFAEPDIDGGLIGGASLSATDFVSICQALPADTHC from the coding sequence ATGCGTCGTCGCATTGTAGCCGGAAATTGGAAAATGAACGGATCTCAAAGCTTGGTCAACGAGTTGGTTGGCCCGGTTGCGCAGCAGGTGCGCGAATTGGGTATTGAAGCGGTTGTTTTCCCGCCCGCGCTCTATGTTTCCGCGGTGATTCAGGCTGCCGATAGCGCGATGGCAGTGGGCGTGCAAAATGTCAGTGAAAAAGCGCAGGGCGCCTACACCGGCGAGCTTTCTGCGCCTATGGCGTCCGATGTTGGTTGCCGTTATGGTCTGGTGGGCCACTCCGAGCGACGTCAGTTGTTTGGCGAAACCGATGCCCAAGTGGCGGCGAAAACCGAGCAGCTTCTCTGCGCAGGCTTGAGCGCCATCGTGTGCGTGGGCGAAACTCTGACGCAGCGCGAAGCCGGGCAGGCCGAAGCAGTTGTTGCTGCCCAAGTGCGTGACGGTTTGAGCAAAGTAGCGCCAGAGCAATGGGGGCAGATTGTCGTTGCTTATGAGCCGGTTTGGGCCATAGGCACTGGCAAGACGGCCACCGGCAAAGACGCCCAAGCCATGCATAAGGCCATTCGTGGCGTACTGGCAGATATGGGTGCTCCGGCCGAATCCATTTCTCTGCTTTACGGCGGCAGCGTAAAAGCGGATAATGCAGCCGCACTTTTCGCTGAGCCGGATATAGACGGCGGATTGATCGGCGGTGCGTCTTTGAGTGCAACAGATTTTGTCAGTATCTGCCAGGCACTGCCGGCAGATACCCATTGTTAA
- the rimP gene encoding ribosome maturation factor RimP, which produces MSAKIKQLEDILRPVVEGLGYEYWGIEFRARGHESLLRLFIDDVEKGIGIEDCEKVSRQASSVMDVEDPIQSEYTLEVSSPGMDRPLFELAQYQAFVGHKVQIRLRMAFEGRRKFQGLLNGIEGEDVIVVVDDHEYLLPFDSIDKANIVPVFE; this is translated from the coding sequence TTGTCAGCCAAGATCAAACAGTTGGAAGACATTCTGCGGCCGGTGGTTGAAGGCCTCGGCTATGAATACTGGGGTATTGAATTCCGCGCTCGCGGCCACGAATCATTGTTGCGACTTTTTATTGATGATGTCGAAAAAGGCATCGGCATTGAAGATTGTGAAAAAGTCAGTCGCCAGGCTAGTAGTGTCATGGATGTGGAAGACCCGATACAGAGCGAATACACGCTGGAAGTGTCATCGCCTGGAATGGATCGTCCGCTGTTCGAATTGGCTCAGTATCAGGCGTTCGTCGGGCACAAAGTGCAAATTCGTTTGCGTATGGCGTTTGAAGGTCGGCGCAAGTTTCAGGGTTTGCTGAACGGTATTGAAGGCGAGGATGTGATTGTGGTGGTAGATGACCACGAATATCTGTTGCCATTCGACAGTATCGACAAGGCGAACATTGTTCCGGTGTTCGAGTGA